The following DNA comes from Fusarium fujikuroi IMI 58289 draft genome, chromosome FFUJ_chr03.
AGACAATATCGTCGAGACTCAAGGTTGAAAGCAATGTGTGATGAAAACTCCTGTTAGACTTCTGAGAAGCCATTTTAGCTGGCTGCTTGAGAGAGGGGCTTGAGATTCAGTTCCGGATGAGGAGACGAAAGAGTGAGGCCTTGAGAAATGAGAGAAAACGGCAGATGAGGTCATCCAATGGAATTGAGCTCAGCGCGGTCGGTGAATCATCGCCATTATCATTGGACGTTGGTGTGTTACATGGCATGCTGACCCCCTCACTTCCTCAACTTTCAGAGAGTCTAAGTAATCACGTTTATTCCCACCAAGCTCACCATGTCTTCAAAGTCGTGTATCCCCAATATTTACATCATCGGCCCTCAATCCACAGGCAAGACAACACTCGTCAACAAGCTTCAGAGTGATCTAGAGCACTGGCTCGCCGACACATCAATTGACAAGCCACAAATAGTTTCCGAAGTGGCCAGAACTGTTCTCGCAAAACATAAATACTCAGCTGAAGATATCCGAGCATCAACGACCAGGTGCTTCGAACTCCAGCAGCTCATCCTCGAAGCGCAAGCAGCAGCCGAGAAGGAAGCTCTCAAGACCTCGAGCTGGTTCGTCTCCGACCGTTCCGGGTTCGACCCATTAGTCTACGCAAAGCGATATGCCGCCCCAGGTGCAGTTGAACAGTTGCAGGAGCTCGATGCGTGGAAACAAGTCAAGGCGAGAATGGAGAGGTCTCTGATTGTGGTTTGTGAAGCCGGCACACCGTGGCTCATGGATGATGGCGTGCGGCTGATGCCTGGGAGCGATGATGAATGGATGCAAACTTTTTACAACTTTTGTGAGATGCTGGATGAGCTTGGTTTGGGGTATTGTGTGGTGCCTCGGACGGTATTGGATGTCTCTGAGCGGGCAGAGCTTGTACGGGTGAAGTGGACCGGGAGACGGCAATCTTTGACGGACAATAGTCGATAGCAAAAGGATTAAACGGAGCCCAGCATCTGTCTCAAACAACGGCACGAATGCTATTTCATCATTATAGATCTTGATACACACACGCCTTCCATGACTGAACCTCATTACCTCTCTGGGAAATGGACGTACTGACTTGCCCATTTCAGATCGATACATCGGCACTAAAATTGCCATTCTACAGTTCAAGGCTATTACTGTTTCATAGGTTCTTGGTGGTCTAGAGGTGACCCTGACAGTTCTTGCTCAAGCAGTTCGTGAGAGCACCAACTCTATCAACGCAGAATCTATATCAGACCCGATCAGATATGCACCTAGGTCTTCAAACCTCTAATGGTGTGAGCCAGACATGCATTGGTTGCTTAATCTCGACTACATGGCCTTTGGCTGGCATACCATGAAGTCATACGACAACCatgactttggctttggctttggctttggtaAGCCTGGCGCATTCCGATGGCCACATCCGAACTTtgaagccttcttctttgtacTTCCGTCTAGAGCCGGAGTTTGGAATGCTAGTGGCGATCAGGATATCGCAGTCTGCTGTGGTGTGGGGGGGCCTTGCTATGCCCAGTTGGAGAAGGATCAAGAGTTTGCGCAATATGCCGAGCACAGGGGCTTGGGTGTTTGATGTGCCACAGCATATGTTGTTACGAGTTGCCTGTCAGGTCAGCCAagtcaaggttgagaaaaCACGTCATACTGAGGCTATGGCTTATTACATATCTAGTTCCATTCGGCTATTCTCCAATAAATGAATATAGTTGCACTGTGTCAGCTCTGGTTGACAAGCGCCACGATACATGACTTGTTTGTCGGCAGTAAAGTTGCATCTTCTTGCATGTGATGGTAACTTACCGAATAGACCTATGTCTTATCCCAATCCACTTCACCGAATGGCTTTGCAGTGGCTGAAACTGTTTGCCATATGATACGACAGCGGGCAAACATAACACTGAGCCCAGAACATCTTGAATCCATACATAAAATACTTCAATCAGAAGTAGCGTTACCGTAGTCATTGATCAGACCGTTCATGAATATATATAGCACTGTTCGCTCGGTACTCTCGTGATGACCTCAGTagcaaaacaccaaacttCGAATAAACTCCAACATTATTATATCTTCAATCCTGACTCTCCCGAGATGGCAGAAACCGGTGTCGCGCACAAGATAATCTCTGTTATTCTCCGTCTTTGCGAGCTATCCTCCGCCATAATTGTCTTGGGTATCCTCTCGCGCTTCTGCTACCTCGCGGGCATCGCTGAAGCACATGTCGACGGACGCATCATCTACACCATCGTCGTCGCATGTCTCGGCATCATTTACTCCATCTGTTTCTGCCCGCCTTTCAAGGCCATGTTCTTGGGCTTTCCCTTTGACTTTGTCATGTTTGTCATGTGGCTCGTGGCATACTGCTTGCTTCAGACGGTAATACCCCTTCATCCCGCAGCTGATAACATCTACTGATCTAATCTTCGCAGAGAACCGGTAGTCATACCTGTTCTGCGAGTTGGTATTACAACTATTGGGGCTACTACTGGGGACGCTTCTGGCGAGTTGGACCTGTGGGGAACGTGAATGTTGACACGGCGGGTTGCGCCTCGTGGAGGACAGCCCTTGCCTTTGCATTCATTGCGTGgtttctccatcttctgaGTGGCGTTCTTGTGAGTGATTTTCCATGTCAAGCAAAAAAGCGACAGAGCTAATGCGACCAAATATAGGGCATATACGTTTTCCGTACTTATATCAAGCTCGACGAGACAAAAGCCGATATGAAGCAACATGCGGAAAAGCTTGCCAAGTAAGCATGAATCATTCCATTACAGTATTCAGACGGTCTACTGATAATTCTTGTACTCAAGAGGCGACCCAAAAGTCCATGGCTGTCAGCGAAATGTTGAACCGGCAGACAATGTCTAGGCCACAATCCATCTCACACCGTTTGAGCTTGGGGAGGGGCATGCGGGGTAACGTTCAAGTTTGGAGTAAGCAGCCACAAACGGCGGAAGCCGAAGTATATACTTCCATTGATCCGCGGAATATGCCACAACGTAAACAGACTGAACCTGTTGCGGCAAATACTATCTAGTTAATCTTACTCGGACTGTTACAAAGCAACCCGCCAATAACTCATAAACGAAATGACATTTTGTTGATTCAATGATGGttgaagccaccaacaagaccCTTAGCGCACTCAACAGGATATCTAGTCACTGCTGCCCACACACCATTATCGGGTCTCACATCTGCCATCTTCGCGGGTCCTGCAAAGTCATTGGCATTCACTGCCAAAATAACAAGCATCAGACTCACCAAACACAAAGATAACCACCGCCTCCTTACCCCGCCTGCCCAAGACCTCAACTGTGAAGTCGGATACAGCACAACAGGCGTCGAATTTGTTTGCCCCGACATACTGTACGCTCCACATAAACGGAAGTTCGTTTCTCCCTTCGAATCCGATGATGCGGTACGTGGTTGAACCGTCGATACCTCCGCCTATGTGACTCGACTTGCAGCGCAGCATGCCAGTCTCACCTGTTAGGATTGTCTGTGGTGGCTGTCAGTCTGGACTTTTGGTCCAATTGCCACGGTTGAGATGTGACCATTCAGGCTCTGCGGTGAGCTCCTCGTTGGTGTGGTTcaggatgacgatgagtaACTCCCTCGTGGCCATGATGTTATTGATCAGTGTAGTATTTGTTAGGACGTATATGGTGATCAAGACTTAGTAcaggagatgaagatattcTGAGATGGGACACAGAAATAAGTGTTCCTGGAGAAAgaataagtttaatataccTTGAATAATCCCATTGCAAGACACCAAAAATGTCATGGCTATCTCAATTATAGAAATCGTTGCTCGCCATAAGGTTAAAGAGCAGTATAGCTTCGTTATCCTGTGGCGTTGATACTGGCAAACTAGAAGTGAAGGCCCTGAAGAAATACTCAAACCAAGGAATGCCATAGTATTGAAGAGATCCGCTAAGTTGTTCGACGACTCGCCAAGACGCACAAGGCGCATCATATCAGTACAATACTTATGTAAGTACAGTGTACAAACATACCAGAGCGGTCATATGATGGTGGAAAGCATCAGCGGGCTAACCCCAACCAGACAATACCTAAAAATAAATGcaattataaaaaaagatcattaattttctatataatcTACCTAGAACTCGGTATTTAAGTGGTGGTAGAACTTATTCCATCACTAAAGAAACCTGAAGAGGCTAAAAACTCCAAACTTCTCACTACCGCTTCTCGAGATTTGCGGCAATTCTCTTCACTGACAATGTCACTTGCTGGCTTCTCTATCCCCATGAAGCCTCTAGTTTCTCTGAACCACTCTTTTAATGGAAATAAAGGATGTGACTTACCCCTTTCTTGTAGGCCCTTCTGAATCACCTCAAACCACTCTTCATGTTTTAAAGGCCGAAGATGTATATCCATCATTTCCAGAATATCCCATATTTCCTGGAGATATACTCCATCAAGTAGCTTCTGGGTTTGCGTGGCACATGAGTCAAACACTGGTGACAACATCCGATCAACGAGCATAGATGCGACggtatcaacaccagcagcagtgatCCAATTGCAGGCATCATCCTTGCTGTAGGATCCACCTTGGACGCATGCCTTGGCCATACGCCAAAGTGTATCGCCAGTCTGAGCATGTCCATTTTCGGTTGACCCAACGATGAATCCAGGTTTGAATGTCCATAGACGACTTCCCCCCACGTCCATCATCGACTGTACATGCGTCACCATAACCTCAGACACAAACTTTGTCTGGTCATAGGCAGGCAGTTGGCTGATCTTTTCCACCAACTCTTCGCGCGTTTCTTCAAAGCCAGACAGATAGCCACCAGATACATAAATAGTCTGGGGAGGGTCCTGTGATTGTAGGAAGCCGGCGAGAAACTCGTGTGTACTAAACACATTGGTCTTTTGAAGGGATCCGTAAGGCTCTAGCCAGTTCACAATTGCCCCATTATGGATGATAAAATCGAATTGTCGAGGCTGACCATTTAGGCCAAAGATAGTATCCCATTGGCGCTCATCAAGACCGGCTTGAGGCTGGGTCAGATCACCGACCCAAATTTGCACACGCTCTTCAAGCGAGTCACTCCACCAAGAAAGTTCTCGACAACTGTTGAAAAACCTTTCCTGAGCGTGATGGTAATCCTTACCTCGCATCAGACAAGTAACTGTTGGTTTCAGACGGCACTGAAGGACTTGACGTAGAATTTCTCGGCCAAGAAATCCGTTAGGGCCTGTCAAGAGGACACAATGACCTCGAGAGCAGCCAATTTTGCTAAGCTTCTTTGTCCATTTGTCGATCTCGCTGTTTAAGAGACTTCTTCCGTCCTTGCCTTCGTCTTCAGACACGTCGGCGAGGTCATCAACGCGAAAGTTTGGGTCCATGAGCTTGGATGCAGATATATCGATATGCGCTTCCCGTTCTAAAGTTGAGGCTAATGACACCGCATCCATAGAATCGATACCTAAGTCTTTCAAAGTAGCTTTAGGATCTTCCAAGGCTTTTGTACAGCCATTTCCGAGTTCGTGCAAGAACTTTTGGACGACATTTTCGGCCTTTGTTCTGTTATTGTTCTCAGATTTTGAATCTCTAGTGGCATGACTCGGAGGGGAGGACATATTCTGGGAATCGAAGAAGGCAGTACCAAGTTTCCTAATTGCTTGAGGGTCGACCTTGTTCGTTTGGGTCATTGGGAAGGCTGTGATGGGGATGGCCACTGACGGCACCATGATGTCAGGTAGAACGTCTCGAGACGAACGAATGGCATCACGAGCCGCCGGGTCCAGGTCGGTTTCTTGCATCAGGGAAGGCTCAGAGCTCGTTCCATGGGAGAAAAACACAACTAGCCTTGATTTATCTCCTCGAGGTGTGAAGGTGTCAACAAATACATTTAGGTGATCAGGTAAATGTTGCCTCAATGTTTCCTCGATTTCTCCAGGTTCGATTCGCTGGCCGTTAATCTTAACTTGGCGATCTATGCGACCAAGGATACGCAGGCTACCATCCTTCATGACTAGTCCACGATCGCCGGTTCGAAAGATCCGGGAGCAACCTGACAGAGGGCCTTGTTCTGTGGCTAGCCAGGGGGGGTTTAGCCTGAAAGCTTCCTCGGTCTttttctcgtcttcaaggTAGCCTGAAGCGATTTCTGGCCCTTGGATGCATATCTCCCCTGGAACCCCTAAAGGGGAGAGCATAGTCCAGTCGTCTGGATGCACTATCCAAACGCGGCTGTTGATGGGAAACCCGATGCTGGGAGCGCTCAAGTCGTCATCAGGACTGACACGCTTGATGGTATCCCACACTCCACCCTCGGTCGCGCCATATAAGATGTTGAACTGTAAATGAGGCGACCAAGTTTCACGAAGGTCCGAAGAACAAGGCTCCCCACCTACACTCAGACTTTTGAGGCTTGGCACGCGATCTGGCGATAACATCTTTGCAACTGTAGGTGTCAAGATGGCATGGGTAATCTCCATCCTGTTGATGTTTTTGGCGATgtattttagctttttatcaGGGGCTGGAATGCACAAGCAGCCACCGGTGACAAGTGTGCCGAGTATCTCGCAGATACTTGCATCAAAGCAATGCGGAGCAAACTGCAGAAacttgctttcttcatccaGTCCCAATACCTTCGTGACCTTTACTAGGCTACTCGCAATGGCACCGTGTGTTTGAATGACACCTTTGGGTTGGCCGGTAGATCCTGAGGTAAAAATGATAACGGCAATGCTCGAAGTACTGACTTTTCTGAGTTCAATGTTGCCTTCTTTACCACTTGTATCTAGGTCGGATGGGGTAAGCAAAAGCAATGAAATGGGGCCAATATGTGAAGAGCCGGTCGTGTCACAAATCGCTGCTTTGCATGTTGTCGAGTCGATGATGGTTCTGAGTCTCTCAGTTGGTGTTGGTAGGTTTATCGGCACGACGGTACAACCAGCTTTGAGGATGGCCAGCCAGGCAACAATTGCGGACCGAGATTGTTCAAACGCATGGATAACTCTATCACCTGTAGTCAGGCCAAGTGATAGCAAAGCTTTGGCCCATCGTTCTGAAGTATTCTGAAGTTCCTGATATGATAGATCGCCATCCCATGCATTGATAGCTGTTCTGGATGGGAACGTGGAACTTGTAAGACAAAACAGGTCCAGGATGTTGAAGCTTGAGTCTGCTTCAGGCTCGGTGGAAAGTAGTTCTAGTTGTCTCAGAGTAGGACTACCCATCGACTGTATCGAAGCGTCTGGCTGGGAAAGTATACAGTTATATGTATGATCGAGGATATTGGCTATTTCTTCCTGATCTTGGAGGTCGTTTCTCCAAAGAAACTTGAGCGTAGCAGTATCCGATTCGATCAACAAATGGGCGTAGGAAACGTAATCCTGTTATCATTAGTTATGAGCTCCAGGCCCGTCTTACTTTCATGATTGTGAGCTTACAAGGCTAGAGGAAACTGTTTTATCGAGCTCATCTTGGAACACCTTTGCCTCTTGTATCATTTTGAACATGtgcttgtctttgacgtTTGAGATGCTTGGTTCCTGAGTTGCCGTCTCCCTAGACGATGAAATTTCAGACACTTTGTACTGGGTGATCAGCTCAAGTGGTGTTGTAGTACTCCTTAGTGTCATATTGAATGTTCTACATTCAGGTCGCTCTGCAAGAGCCATCGGATAGTGACTTTCAACATCCACAGAAATGTCACTTTGCCCTGTCATGTGGTAGAGTACAATCGACCAGGTAGTGAAACACACAGATTGAGGAGTTGCATCATGTGCCTTGCAGAATTCATTGAGCTTTTTCATTGCAATACGAGCTTCACGATGGTAGAAACTCAAAACAGGATGGCCGTCCGATGAGTGAGATCCGTCAGTAGAATGAGACCAAAGTGTCCTATCTGAGGAACCAGCCGAAGTTGTCGTATCAGTTTTGGTGGAATGCATCGTTAGATTTGGTGAAAGGTGGAGGTATAAAGAAATTCAAAAGAAATTTTCGGATAAATGTGTTTAAGCTAAAAGTTTAGTTTTTGCTCTACAATCTATAAAGATTTAGAAGGGAATTACCTCTCGTTATATATCGTTGTTCAAGGTTTATCAGATACCTCGATAGTAGTACGAACACGAGGTGAAAACCAACTGATAATGTTTATTGCTACGCAATAATCTTTTTGTCGTCTTACAATTGGATACCGCTTCAAGTATCTCTCTCCAGTTCATCCGGAATGAACGGATGCCGAGACAATTGCATCATAACTGTGGTGAAAACCTTGGAAATGCAAGACAGAAGATGGGCCTCAAGAATGCGTCATTCTGGCCAGCTTGGATGTCTTCGCGTGAAAGATGAATAGCTTCATCAACGTCATAGAAATAGAAAAGTTGGTGGACCGGCTGTTATCGTAATTGGAAATGCTGCGGCGTATGACAATGCCTGTGGCGTTCTCTGCCGTGTCGTTATATTCACTCTGCAGTAGCGCGTAATACTTCCACTGGTGTTCGTTGGTCGAGGGCTGGCAATGCATAAACAACAAAGAAATCATTTGTCGATAGGGTCTCCACCACAGTGTGCCACATGAGACATCTTTTGTTCGCTCAGTGCAGCATGCTGGCCTCAAGATACGATATGGGTGTACAGACCTACGGCAGATGTGCCGTGTGAATTGTTGTCACACAATGATGTCCAAGTCGAAAAAAAGCTAGTTACTAGTAATTGGCTAGATAGGCTTCCTGACGCCGCAGCTCCAACTTATATGCCCGGGAGACAAAAAACAAGGAACTTCCATGATCTCATTCCAGATGTGCCAGATCAAATTGAAGTAGAAATCAAGCTGGCCTTAACACCCTACGTTCTTTTGACATCCTAGAGGCATATATAAAGAGCAATTTTGTTAACTCTCGACAGAAATCATATATCCCCCTTTTTCTAAAAAGTCACAAAAACTGTTGATACTTGCAATGGACCCAGACAGATACCAGAGTTCCGAAGAAATCTTTGCTGGCCTTCCAACAGACACTCTTGGCAATGGGCTGCCAGCGTCGTTTGTTAAATCGGGTATTGATCGTCTGCT
Coding sequences within:
- a CDS encoding AM-toxin synthetase (AMT), with translation MHSTKTDTTTSAGSSDRTLWSHSTDGSHSSDGHPVLSFYHREARIAMKKLNEFCKAHDATPQSVCFTTWSIVLYHMTGQSDISVDVESHYPMALAERPECRTFNMTLRSTTTPLELITQYKVSEISSSRETATQEPSISNVKDKHMFKMIQEAKVFQDELDKTVSSSLDYVSYAHLLIESDTATLKFLWRNDLQDQEEIANILDHTYNCILSQPDASIQSMGSPTLRQLELLSTEPEADSSFNILDLFCLTSSTFPSRTAINAWDGDLSYQELQNTSERWAKALLSLGLTTGDRVIHAFEQSRSAIVAWLAILKAGCTVVPINLPTPTERLRTIIDSTTCKAAICDTTGSSHIGPISLLLLTPSDLDTSGKEGNIELRKVSTSSIAVIIFTSGSTGQPKGVIQTHGAIASSLVKVTKVLGLDEESKFLQFAPHCFDASICEILGTLVTGGCLCIPAPDKKLKYIAKNINRMEITHAILTPTVAKMLSPDRVPSLKSLSVGGEPCSSDLRETWSPHLQFNILYGATEGGVWDTIKRVSPDDDLSAPSIGFPINSRVWIVHPDDWTMLSPLGVPGEICIQGPEIASGYLEDEKKTEEAFSDRGLVMKDGSLRILGRIDRQVKINGQRIEPGEIEETLRQHLPDHLNVFVDTFTPRGDKSRLVVFFSHGTSSEPSLMQETDLDPAARDAIRSSRDVLPDIMVPSVAIPITAFPMTQTNKVDPQAIRKLGTAFFDSQNMSSPPSHATRDSKSENNNRTKAENVVQKFLHELGNGCTKALEDPKATLKDLGIDSMDAVSLASTLEREAHIDISASKLMDPNFRVDDLADVSEDEGKDGRSLLNSEIDKWTKKLSKIGCSRGHCVLLTGPNGFLGREILRQVLQCRLKPTVTCLMRGKDYHHAQERFFNSCRELSWWSDSLEERVQIWVGDLTQPQAGLDERQWDTIFGLNGQPRQFDFIIHNGAIVNWLEPYGSLQKTNVFSTHEFLAGFLQSQDPPQTIYVSGGYLSGFEETREELVEKISQLPAYDQTKFVSEVMVTHVQSMMDVGGSRLWTFKPGFIVGSTENGHAQTGDTLWRMAKACVQGGSYSKDDACNWITAAGVDTVASMLVDRMLSPVFDSCATQTQKLLDGVYLQEIWDILEMMDIHLRPLKHEEWFEVIQKGLQERGKSHPLFPLKEWFRETRGFMGIEKPASDIVSEENCRKSREAVVRSLEFLASSGFFSDGISSTTT